Proteins encoded by one window of Cyanobium sp. NS01:
- the rplS gene encoding 50S ribosomal protein L19 — protein MAVEDTQDQQIQDDTSEEAETVTAEATVTPEATAGAAAQVTTGKLSAYALMQAFENEQLKSDLPEIYVGDTVKVGVRIREGNKERVQPYEGVVIAKRHGGLHATITVRRIFQGVGVERIFLLHSPQVASVSVERRGKVRRAKLFYLRDRVGKATRVKQRFDR, from the coding sequence ATGGCGGTTGAGGACACCCAGGACCAGCAGATCCAGGACGACACCAGTGAGGAGGCAGAGACCGTGACAGCAGAGGCCACGGTGACGCCAGAGGCAACAGCCGGGGCTGCCGCCCAGGTCACCACGGGCAAGCTCAGCGCCTACGCGCTGATGCAGGCCTTCGAGAACGAGCAGCTCAAGAGCGACCTGCCTGAGATCTACGTGGGCGACACCGTCAAGGTGGGCGTGCGCATCCGTGAAGGAAACAAGGAGCGGGTTCAGCCCTACGAGGGCGTCGTGATCGCCAAGCGTCACGGCGGCCTGCACGCCACGATCACGGTGCGGCGGATCTTCCAGGGCGTGGGCGTGGAGCGGATCTTCCTCCTGCACAGCCCCCAGGTGGCTTCCGTGAGCGTGGAGCGACGCGGTAAGGTGCGCCGGGCGAAGCTGTTCTACCTGCGCGATCGGGTGGGGAAAGCCACCAGGGTCAAGCAACGCTTCGACCGCTGA
- a CDS encoding peptidase, producing the protein MLPRLRQAHAAVAPLVLLPLLLTVSTGVSYRLLRDWAGLGRDQAHVLMLLHEGEWLKQWFGPNGETIYVLFNGLGLLWMLLSGGAMAVQRLQRQLNRTGG; encoded by the coding sequence CTGCTGCCGCGCCTGCGCCAGGCCCATGCCGCCGTGGCGCCGCTGGTGCTGCTGCCCCTGCTGCTCACGGTGTCCACAGGGGTGTCCTACCGGCTGCTGCGCGACTGGGCCGGCCTGGGCCGCGACCAGGCCCACGTGCTGATGCTGTTGCACGAGGGCGAGTGGTTGAAGCAGTGGTTCGGACCCAACGGCGAGACCATCTATGTGCTCTTCAACGGTCTGGGGCTGCTGTGGATGCTGCTCAGCGGTGGCGCCATGGCCGTGCAGCGGCTGCAGCGTCAGCTGAATCGCACGGGAGGGTGA
- the gltX gene encoding glutamate--tRNA ligase — translation MTSAGAVRVRLAPSPTGTLHIGTARTAVFNWLFAQHHGGRFLLRIEDTDRERSRPEFTANILEGLRWLGLDWDGEPVIQSQRQEAHQAAIQQLLDSGHAYRCYASEAELTAMRELQAASKQAPRYDNRHRSLSPEQQQAFIAEGREPVIRFRIDDGRSIGWNDLVRGAMRWAGADLGGDMVIARRAPADRIGHPLYNLVVVVDDAAMAISHVIRGEDHIANTAKQLLLYEALGLEPPVFAHTPLILNQAGKKLSKRDGVTSISDFQAMGYTAAALANYMTLLGWSPPEGMGERFSLEEAARVFGFERVNRAGARFDWDKLNWLNGQVLHEQGPEGLRQQLLPLWAARGWPAPGNDQAAEAQADPHWQRELCALIGPSLTLLQDGVDQAEPFFCLPPLQEAASQQLEVPGARQSLTALEGLLPEGMLEADQAQALLTAAAKGAGVKKGVLMKSLRAVLLGSLQGPDLVATWLLLHRSGEDRRRIARGL, via the coding sequence GTGACTTCAGCTGGCGCGGTACGCGTTCGTCTCGCCCCCAGCCCCACCGGCACCCTGCACATCGGCACAGCCCGCACGGCGGTGTTCAACTGGCTGTTTGCCCAGCACCACGGCGGCCGCTTCCTGCTGCGCATCGAAGACACTGACCGCGAGCGCAGCCGTCCCGAATTCACCGCCAACATCCTTGAGGGCCTGCGCTGGCTGGGCCTGGACTGGGACGGTGAGCCGGTGATCCAGAGCCAGCGGCAGGAAGCCCACCAGGCGGCCATCCAGCAACTGCTGGACTCCGGCCATGCCTACCGCTGCTACGCCAGCGAGGCCGAACTCACCGCCATGCGCGAGCTGCAGGCGGCCAGCAAGCAGGCCCCCCGCTACGACAACCGCCACCGCTCGCTCAGCCCCGAGCAGCAGCAGGCCTTCATCGCTGAGGGGCGGGAACCCGTGATCCGCTTCCGCATCGACGACGGCCGCAGCATCGGCTGGAACGACCTGGTGCGCGGTGCCATGCGTTGGGCCGGCGCAGACCTGGGCGGCGACATGGTGATCGCCCGCCGCGCACCGGCCGATCGGATCGGCCACCCCCTCTACAACCTGGTGGTGGTGGTGGACGATGCCGCCATGGCGATCAGCCACGTGATCCGCGGCGAAGACCACATCGCCAACACCGCCAAACAGCTGCTCCTCTACGAGGCCCTGGGCCTGGAGCCCCCCGTGTTCGCCCACACCCCGCTGATCCTCAACCAGGCCGGCAAGAAGCTCTCGAAGCGCGACGGCGTGACCTCGATCAGCGATTTCCAGGCCATGGGCTACACGGCGGCGGCCCTGGCCAACTACATGACGCTGCTGGGCTGGTCGCCGCCGGAGGGCATGGGCGAGCGCTTCAGCCTGGAGGAGGCGGCGCGGGTGTTCGGCTTCGAGCGGGTGAACCGGGCCGGGGCCCGCTTCGACTGGGACAAGCTCAACTGGCTCAATGGCCAGGTGCTGCACGAGCAGGGACCGGAGGGCCTGCGGCAGCAGCTGCTGCCCCTGTGGGCGGCGCGGGGCTGGCCAGCGCCAGGGAACGACCAGGCTGCCGAGGCCCAAGCCGACCCCCACTGGCAGCGCGAGCTCTGCGCCCTGATCGGCCCCTCCCTCACCCTGCTGCAGGACGGCGTCGACCAGGCCGAGCCCTTTTTCTGTCTGCCGCCTCTGCAGGAGGCCGCCAGCCAGCAGCTGGAGGTTCCCGGCGCCAGGCAGAGCCTGACGGCCCTGGAGGGGCTGCTGCCGGAAGGGATGCTGGAGGCCGATCAGGCTCAGGCACTGCTCACGGCGGCCGCCAAGGGCGCCGGCGTCAAGAAAGGGGTGCTGATGAAGAGTCTGCGCGCCGTGCTGCTGGGCAGCCTGCAGGGCCCCGACCTAGTGGCCACCTGGCTGCTGCTCCACCGCAGCGGGGAGGATCGGCGGCGGATCGCCCGCGGCCTCTGA
- the polA gene encoding DNA polymerase I, giving the protein MAAAEPDSARPLLLLIDGHSLAFRSYYALTKGGEGGLSTREGVPTSVTYGFLKALLDHCKGLQPQGLVVAFDTAEPTFRHQADDTYKAHRDEAPEAFFQDLANLQTILQESLDIPLCMAPGYEADDVLGTLANQAANEGWRVRILSGDRDLFQLVDDSRDIAVLYMGGGPYARNSGPLEVRREGVVAKLGVTPEEVVDLKALTGDSSDNIPGVKGVGPKTAINLLAAYQHLDGIYQALAELEQGGAKAKDPKGVLKGALIGRMQEGRDKAYLSRMLAEILVDIPLPQPPRLRLGAVDCDALRTSLEELELHSLARQVERFAALFSAEPPAPEATPAGASAAASKPAKRATLGKEQASPHPEPSGAPHSTGSEQPGSLPADSEPQDRQQSEPPALVPQLITTAEALAELVERLQGCSDPQSPVALDTETTALNPFQAELVGIGVAWGEGVAELAYIPIGHQAAIADDLLSPPPPPPVQLPLEQVLTALATWLASPGHPKALQNAKYDRLVLLRHGLELRGVVMDTLLADYLRDANAKHGLEVLAQRNFGFTPTSYGELVPKGASFAAVPIEAAAHYCGMDVHVTRRLAPLLRRELEALGPALPALLDQVELPLEPVLALMEATGITIDTAYLKELGSSLGTTLERLEAEARAAAGVDFNLASPKQLGELLFDTLGLERRKSRRTKTGWSTDATVLEKLEDDHPVVPLVLEHRVLSKLKSTYVDALPSLVEPETGRVHTDFNQAVTATGRLSSSHPNLQNIPIRTEFSRRIRKAFLPQEGWTLISADYSQIELRILTHLCGEEVLVEAYRNGDDVHALTARLLLEKEEVSSEERRLGKTINFGVIYGMGAQRFARETGVSQAAAKDFLSRYRQRYPKVFAFLELQERLALSRGYVETILGRRRPFAFDPGGLGRYLGKDPLSLDLELARRGGLEAQQLRAAANAPIQGSSADIIKLAMVQLQGRLEHEGLPARLLLQVHDELVLEAAPEAAEAVLALTRRTMEQAMQLSVPLVVETGAGPNWMEAK; this is encoded by the coding sequence GTGGCAGCAGCGGAACCCGACAGCGCCAGGCCGCTGCTGCTGTTGATCGACGGCCATTCGCTCGCCTTCCGCAGCTACTACGCCCTCACCAAGGGGGGCGAAGGGGGGCTGAGCACCCGCGAGGGGGTGCCCACCTCGGTGACCTACGGCTTCCTCAAGGCCCTGCTCGACCACTGCAAGGGCCTGCAACCCCAGGGGCTGGTGGTGGCCTTCGACACCGCCGAGCCCACCTTCCGCCATCAGGCCGACGACACCTACAAGGCCCATCGGGATGAGGCCCCCGAAGCCTTCTTCCAGGACCTCGCCAACCTGCAGACGATCCTGCAGGAGAGCCTGGACATCCCCCTGTGCATGGCCCCGGGCTACGAGGCCGACGACGTGCTCGGAACCCTGGCCAACCAGGCGGCCAACGAAGGCTGGCGGGTGCGCATCCTCTCGGGCGATCGCGATCTGTTCCAGCTGGTGGATGACAGCCGCGACATCGCCGTGCTCTACATGGGCGGCGGCCCCTACGCCAGGAACAGCGGCCCCCTGGAGGTGCGCCGCGAGGGGGTGGTGGCGAAGCTGGGCGTGACGCCCGAAGAGGTGGTGGACCTCAAGGCGCTCACCGGCGACAGCAGCGACAACATCCCAGGGGTCAAGGGCGTGGGTCCCAAGACCGCGATCAACCTGCTGGCGGCCTACCAGCACCTCGATGGGATCTACCAGGCCCTGGCGGAGCTGGAGCAGGGCGGCGCCAAGGCGAAGGACCCCAAGGGAGTGCTCAAGGGGGCTCTGATCGGCCGCATGCAGGAAGGCCGCGACAAGGCCTACCTGTCTCGCATGCTGGCCGAAATCCTGGTGGACATCCCCCTGCCGCAGCCGCCGCGGCTGCGGCTCGGGGCCGTGGACTGCGACGCCCTGCGCACCAGCCTGGAGGAGCTGGAGCTGCACAGCCTGGCCAGGCAGGTGGAGCGCTTCGCGGCGCTGTTCTCGGCGGAGCCGCCCGCCCCTGAAGCCACGCCAGCCGGGGCCAGCGCTGCTGCAAGCAAGCCAGCGAAGCGTGCAACCCTCGGCAAAGAGCAGGCCTCTCCGCATCCCGAGCCTTCTGGCGCCCCCCACTCGACAGGATCGGAGCAGCCTGGGTCGCTACCAGCGGATTCCGAGCCACAGGACAGGCAGCAGAGCGAACCACCCGCCCTGGTGCCGCAGCTGATCACCACTGCCGAGGCCCTTGCAGAGCTGGTGGAACGACTGCAGGGCTGCAGCGATCCCCAAAGTCCCGTGGCCCTCGACACCGAAACCACGGCCCTGAATCCGTTTCAGGCCGAGCTGGTGGGGATCGGCGTGGCCTGGGGGGAAGGAGTCGCCGAGCTGGCCTACATCCCGATCGGCCACCAGGCCGCCATCGCTGACGATCTGCTCAGCCCGCCACCGCCCCCCCCGGTCCAGCTGCCCCTGGAGCAGGTGCTCACGGCCCTGGCCACCTGGCTGGCCAGCCCAGGCCACCCCAAGGCGCTGCAGAACGCCAAGTACGACCGGCTGGTGCTGCTGCGCCACGGCCTGGAGCTGCGCGGGGTGGTGATGGATACCCTGCTGGCGGATTACCTGCGCGATGCCAACGCCAAGCACGGCCTGGAGGTGCTGGCGCAGCGCAACTTCGGCTTCACGCCCACCAGCTATGGGGAGCTGGTGCCCAAGGGCGCCAGCTTCGCGGCTGTGCCGATCGAGGCAGCCGCCCACTACTGCGGCATGGATGTGCACGTGACCAGGCGGCTGGCGCCGCTGCTGCGCCGGGAACTCGAGGCCCTGGGCCCGGCCCTGCCCGCCCTGCTGGATCAGGTGGAGCTGCCCCTGGAGCCGGTGCTCGCGCTGATGGAAGCCACGGGCATCACCATCGACACCGCCTACCTCAAGGAGCTGGGGAGCTCCCTGGGCACCACCCTGGAGCGCCTGGAAGCCGAGGCCAGAGCCGCAGCGGGGGTGGACTTCAACCTGGCCAGCCCGAAGCAGCTGGGGGAGCTGCTGTTCGACACCCTGGGACTGGAGCGCAGGAAGTCGCGGCGCACCAAGACGGGCTGGAGCACCGACGCCACCGTGCTCGAAAAACTGGAGGACGACCATCCCGTGGTGCCCCTTGTGCTGGAACACCGCGTGCTCAGCAAGCTCAAGAGCACCTACGTGGATGCCCTCCCCAGCCTGGTGGAGCCGGAAACGGGCAGGGTGCACACGGACTTCAACCAGGCGGTGACGGCCACCGGCCGGCTCAGCAGCAGCCATCCGAACCTGCAGAACATCCCCATCCGCACGGAGTTCTCCAGGCGGATCCGCAAGGCCTTCCTGCCCCAGGAGGGCTGGACGCTGATCAGCGCCGACTACTCCCAGATCGAGCTGCGCATCCTCACCCATCTCTGCGGCGAAGAGGTGCTGGTGGAGGCCTACCGCAACGGGGACGACGTGCACGCCCTGACGGCGCGGCTGTTGCTGGAGAAGGAGGAGGTGAGCAGCGAGGAGCGGCGGCTGGGCAAGACGATCAACTTCGGCGTGATCTACGGCATGGGAGCCCAGCGCTTTGCCCGGGAGACCGGTGTGAGCCAGGCCGCCGCCAAGGACTTCCTGAGCCGCTACCGGCAGCGCTACCCCAAGGTGTTCGCCTTCCTGGAACTGCAGGAACGGCTGGCCCTCAGCCGCGGCTATGTGGAGACGATCCTGGGGCGGCGGCGGCCCTTTGCCTTTGATCCGGGCGGCCTGGGCCGCTACCTGGGTAAAGACCCGCTGAGCCTGGATCTGGAGCTGGCCCGCCGCGGCGGCCTTGAGGCCCAGCAGCTGCGGGCTGCGGCCAACGCGCCGATCCAGGGCTCCAGTGCCGACATCATCAAGCTGGCCATGGTGCAACTGCAGGGGCGTCTTGAGCACGAGGGCCTGCCGGCCAGGCTGCTCCTGCAGGTGCACGATGAACTGGTGCTGGAAGCCGCCCCCGAGGCCGCTGAGGCGGTGCTGGCACTCACCCGCCGCACCATGGAGCAGGCCATGCAGCTCAGCGTGCCGCTGGTGGTGGAGACGGGGGCTGGCCCGAACTGGATGGAGGCGAAGTAG
- a CDS encoding DUF6165 family protein yields the protein MDSLIQIPVSVGELIDKLSILELKLNHLEGAAFEHVRQEHQLLEAVLADAPLVVPTDLQQQLQAVNTQLWEAEDGIRAKERSQDFGASFVELARSIYRLNDRRSAIKRAINLACGSPLIEEKLYALPQRQGEIRPTSPPSSSGQPPSPPPAAR from the coding sequence ATGGACTCCTTGATTCAGATCCCGGTATCCGTGGGTGAGTTGATCGACAAACTCTCCATCCTTGAGTTGAAACTCAACCACCTCGAAGGAGCGGCCTTCGAGCACGTCCGTCAGGAGCATCAGTTGTTGGAGGCGGTCTTGGCGGATGCCCCCCTGGTTGTGCCTACCGATCTCCAGCAACAGCTCCAGGCTGTCAATACCCAGCTGTGGGAGGCTGAGGACGGCATCCGTGCCAAGGAGCGGTCCCAGGACTTCGGCGCCTCTTTCGTGGAGCTGGCCCGAAGCATCTACCGCCTCAACGATCGGCGTTCCGCCATCAAACGGGCCATCAATCTCGCCTGCGGCAGTCCCCTGATTGAGGAAAAGCTCTACGCCTTGCCGCAGCGACAGGGCGAGATCCGTCCTACTTCGCCTCCATCCAGTTCGGGCCAGCCCCCGTCTCCACCACCAGCGGCACGCTGA
- a CDS encoding cation:proton antiporter — protein MTPERLGLLWGVTVFSGAVAQALAWLTGLPGVVLLLSSGLLIGRAGLGLVEPLDLGDGLETVVGLFVSLVLFDGGLNLRLPDDGTRQAVLRIVGVRLVLALVGGLLLGHGLAGLNWPLAAVFSAIVLATGPTVVTPLVRQIGLRPPLGEVLEGEGLVLEPIGAVLALLLLELVLGNLHGWRELATGLLLRLGGGVALGAACGWLLAEVLRRLPVEPSTEPLRLQLTLGTLFLMFTGAEQVLAESGLPAAVAAGVVVGRRLESDAAELDALIRQLARLAITMLFPLLAADVSFAQLSPLGWGGVACVLSLMLVLRPLSIALATWGMGFSLPQQAVLSWLAPRGIVTAAVASLFAIRLEQAGVVGAGRLQGLVFLTILLTVGLQGLSAGPLVSWLGLNQSGSEKPKAGAASEAAGDPPPILPAAVEQQPGGH, from the coding sequence ATGACCCCTGAGCGACTGGGCCTGCTCTGGGGCGTGACGGTGTTCTCCGGCGCCGTGGCCCAGGCCCTGGCCTGGCTCACGGGTCTGCCCGGGGTGGTGCTGCTGCTGAGCTCCGGGCTCTTGATCGGCCGGGCTGGCCTGGGCCTGGTGGAGCCCCTCGACCTCGGCGATGGCCTCGAGACCGTGGTGGGCCTGTTCGTGAGCCTGGTGCTGTTCGATGGCGGCCTCAACCTGCGCCTGCCGGACGACGGCACCCGCCAGGCCGTGCTGCGCATCGTGGGGGTGCGCCTGGTGCTGGCTCTGGTGGGTGGGCTGCTGCTGGGCCATGGCCTGGCCGGCCTCAACTGGCCCCTGGCAGCGGTGTTCAGCGCCATCGTGCTGGCCACCGGGCCCACGGTGGTGACCCCGCTGGTACGCCAGATCGGTCTGCGCCCCCCCCTTGGCGAAGTGCTGGAGGGGGAGGGGCTGGTGCTGGAGCCGATCGGGGCCGTGCTCGCCCTGCTGCTGCTGGAACTGGTGCTCGGCAACCTGCACGGTTGGCGCGAACTGGCCACGGGCCTGCTGCTGCGCCTGGGGGGCGGTGTGGCCCTGGGGGCCGCCTGTGGCTGGCTGCTGGCGGAGGTGTTGCGTCGCCTGCCGGTGGAGCCGAGCACCGAGCCACTGAGGCTGCAGCTCACCCTCGGCACCCTCTTTTTGATGTTCACCGGTGCCGAGCAGGTGCTGGCCGAGTCGGGCCTGCCGGCCGCCGTGGCCGCCGGGGTGGTGGTGGGTCGACGGCTTGAGAGCGATGCCGCCGAGCTCGACGCCCTGATCCGCCAGCTGGCCCGGCTGGCGATCACGATGCTGTTTCCGCTGCTGGCCGCCGACGTGAGCTTTGCCCAGCTGAGCCCGCTGGGCTGGGGTGGCGTGGCCTGTGTGCTCAGCCTGATGCTGGTGTTGCGCCCCCTGTCGATCGCCCTGGCCACCTGGGGGATGGGGTTCAGCCTGCCTCAGCAGGCCGTGCTCAGCTGGCTGGCGCCCAGAGGCATCGTGACCGCCGCCGTGGCCAGCCTGTTCGCCATCCGCCTGGAGCAGGCGGGCGTGGTGGGTGCCGGCCGGCTGCAGGGCCTGGTGTTCCTCACGATCCTGCTCACGGTGGGGCTGCAGGGCTTGAGCGCAGGCCCCCTGGTGAGCTGGCTCGGCCTCAATCAGTCAGGCAGTGAAAAGCCCAAGGCCGGCGCCGCCTCAGAGGCCGCGGGCGATCCGCCGCCGATCCTCCCCGCTGCGGTGGAGCAGCAGCCAGGTGGCCACTAG
- a CDS encoding hyperconserved protein Hcp: MELDLQPGDVVKVLESAALGWVRARVIRVKSGGRVVVQSDQGREFTARGNQVRLIEPAGFRP; encoded by the coding sequence ATGGAGTTGGATCTACAACCCGGTGATGTCGTCAAGGTGCTCGAGTCTGCCGCTCTGGGCTGGGTTCGGGCCCGGGTGATCCGGGTCAAATCCGGTGGCCGGGTGGTTGTACAGAGTGATCAGGGCCGCGAATTCACGGCCCGCGGCAATCAGGTGCGCCTGATCGAGCCGGCAGGCTTTCGTCCCTGA
- a CDS encoding DNA-processing protein DprA: MTRSLDLPSIERIDTLAQELAMLQDTSKRRIAILGSRHVPVVSIHLVEVMARSLAQEGHNLITSGAQGVNAAVIRSVLEIDPSRLTVLLPQSLDRQPSESRDQLERVLHLIEKPEHDELPLPMASSLCNQDIITRCDQLICYAFHDSETLLASVRVAEDMGKVVSLLYFD; the protein is encoded by the coding sequence GTGACCCGATCCCTGGATCTTCCCTCCATCGAACGGATCGACACCCTGGCTCAGGAGCTCGCCATGCTCCAGGACACCAGCAAGCGCAGGATCGCCATCCTGGGCAGCCGCCATGTGCCGGTGGTGTCGATCCACCTGGTGGAGGTGATGGCGCGCTCCCTTGCCCAGGAGGGCCACAATCTGATCACCTCGGGGGCCCAGGGTGTGAACGCCGCGGTGATTCGCAGCGTTCTGGAGATCGATCCCTCCCGTCTCACCGTGCTGCTGCCCCAGAGCCTGGATCGCCAGCCCAGTGAGTCACGCGATCAGCTCGAACGGGTGCTGCATCTGATCGAGAAGCCCGAGCACGACGAGCTGCCCCTGCCGATGGCCAGCAGCCTCTGCAATCAGGACATCATCACCCGCTGTGACCAGCTGATCTGCTACGCCTTCCATGACAGTGAAACGCTGTTGGCCAGCGTGCGGGTGGCCGAAGACATGGGCAAGGTGGTGAGCCTGCTCTATTTCGACTGA
- a CDS encoding phosphotransacetylase family protein, whose translation MAPTLLIGSCEPFSGKSAVVLGLARRLRRQGLAVHFGKPLATTLDGEELPPAGEPLLDADVRFVGATLGLESQQLIPSLDALEPAVARQRLLAADLDPGVGFAQLRQRLAQDFDGVALLEAAGTLHEGLLYGLSLPQLARGLDAPVLLVQPWTDSRSVDSLLEAKARLGDQLLGVALNAVDPAMVPQLGQDIVPALEQLGLPVLAVMPRSPLLRSVTVEELARRLGAQVLCCRDRLDLLVETLSIGAMNVNSAMEFFRRRRNMAVVTGADRTDIQLAALEASTQCLILTGAGDPLPQLLTRAEELDVPLLKVDHDTLTTVEVIERAFGHVRLHEAVKATYAVRLVEEHFDFERLFTRLRLPAMAQ comes from the coding sequence ATGGCCCCCACCTTGCTGATCGGCTCCTGTGAACCGTTCAGTGGCAAGTCGGCCGTGGTGCTCGGTCTGGCTCGGCGCCTGCGCCGCCAGGGTCTGGCGGTTCACTTCGGCAAGCCCCTGGCCACCACTCTTGATGGCGAGGAGCTTCCCCCAGCCGGCGAACCGCTGCTGGATGCGGATGTGCGCTTTGTGGGGGCCACGCTCGGGCTGGAGTCGCAGCAGCTGATTCCCTCCCTCGATGCCCTGGAGCCCGCCGTGGCCCGCCAGCGGCTGTTGGCCGCGGATCTGGATCCCGGCGTGGGCTTTGCCCAGCTCAGGCAGAGGTTGGCGCAGGACTTTGACGGTGTGGCCCTGCTGGAGGCCGCCGGCACCCTGCATGAAGGCCTGCTCTACGGGCTCAGCCTGCCCCAGCTGGCCCGGGGGCTGGACGCCCCGGTGCTGCTGGTGCAGCCCTGGACCGACAGCCGCAGCGTGGATTCTCTGCTTGAGGCCAAGGCCCGCCTTGGCGATCAGCTGCTCGGTGTGGCGCTCAATGCCGTGGACCCCGCCATGGTGCCCCAGCTCGGCCAGGACATCGTGCCCGCCCTCGAGCAGCTCGGCCTGCCGGTGCTGGCGGTGATGCCCCGCAGTCCGTTGCTGCGCAGCGTCACCGTGGAGGAGCTGGCCCGCCGTCTCGGCGCTCAGGTGCTCTGTTGCCGTGACCGCCTCGATCTGCTGGTGGAGACCCTTTCGATCGGGGCCATGAACGTGAATTCGGCGATGGAGTTCTTCCGCCGCCGCCGCAACATGGCCGTGGTGACCGGCGCCGACCGCACCGACATCCAGCTGGCTGCACTGGAGGCCTCCACCCAGTGCCTGATCCTCACCGGGGCGGGCGACCCGCTGCCCCAGCTGCTGACCCGCGCCGAGGAGCTGGATGTGCCCCTCCTCAAGGTGGACCACGACACCCTCACCACGGTGGAAGTGATCGAGCGGGCCTTTGGCCACGTGCGGCTGCATGAGGCGGTCAAGGCCACCTATGCGGTGCGCCTGGTGGAGGAACACTTCGATTTCGAGCGTCTTTTCACTCGCCTACGCTTGCCCGCAATGGCGCAATAA
- the map gene encoding type I methionyl aminopeptidase has protein sequence MNLFADLLASTRATTAPSPLVQAGPRIQKSRRGVEVKSAREIATMRKASRIVATVLREIMAMAAPGMTTADLDAHAESRIRAMGAVPSFKGYHGFPASICASINNEVVHGIPSARRVIKAGDLLKVDTGAYFEGYHGDSCVTLCVGEETPEPARRLARVAQEALMQGLAHIKAGNTLLDIAGAVQDHVEAHGYAVVEDYTGHGVGRNLHEEPSVFNYRTRDLPNMTLRAGMTLAVEPILNAGSKACRTLKDRWTVVTVDGSLSAQWEHTIVVSSDGCEILTDRDF, from the coding sequence ATGAACCTGTTTGCCGATCTGCTGGCCAGCACCCGCGCCACCACCGCCCCCTCGCCCCTGGTGCAGGCCGGGCCACGCATCCAGAAGAGCCGCCGTGGCGTGGAGGTGAAATCGGCGCGGGAAATCGCCACCATGCGAAAGGCCAGCCGCATCGTGGCCACCGTGCTGCGCGAGATCATGGCGATGGCTGCTCCCGGCATGACCACCGCTGATCTCGATGCCCATGCCGAGAGCCGCATCAGGGCCATGGGCGCCGTGCCCAGCTTCAAGGGCTACCACGGCTTTCCAGCCAGCATCTGCGCCTCGATCAACAACGAGGTGGTGCACGGCATCCCCAGCGCCAGACGGGTGATCAAGGCGGGCGACCTGCTCAAGGTGGACACGGGCGCCTACTTCGAGGGCTACCACGGGGACAGCTGCGTGACGCTCTGCGTGGGCGAGGAGACGCCTGAACCGGCCCGGCGCCTCGCCCGGGTGGCCCAGGAAGCGCTGATGCAGGGCCTCGCCCACATCAAGGCCGGCAACACCCTGCTGGATATCGCCGGCGCCGTGCAGGACCACGTGGAGGCCCATGGCTACGCGGTGGTGGAGGACTACACCGGCCACGGCGTGGGGCGCAACCTGCACGAGGAGCCCTCGGTGTTCAACTACCGCACCCGCGATCTGCCCAACATGACCCTGCGGGCCGGCATGACCCTGGCGGTGGAGCCGATCCTGAATGCCGGCAGCAAGGCCTGCCGCACCCTCAAGGACCGCTGGACCGTGGTGACCGTGGACGGCAGCCTCTCGGCCCAGTGGGAGCACACGATCGTGGTGAGCTCCGATGGCTGCGAGATCCTCACCGACCGCGACTTCTGA
- a CDS encoding NAD-dependent epimerase/dehydratase family protein, whose protein sequence is MAPSAPRSQPPTVAITGASGSLGQALLRQWHRRGARLIALSSGPARLDLRDSAGRPIPLQQVLWQVGEEQKLGPLLQEVDVLVLNHGINVHGCRSEQAVASSLEVNALSSWRLLELFATATAERGRGGASRERPRPEVWVNTSEAEVQPALSPLYEISKRLMGQLLSLRSLELGDKLRLRRLVLGPFRSDLNPIGVMPPDLVAALVLRQAELNWGLIIVTPNPLTYVTMPLSALGRWLYFRAFSRPQASP, encoded by the coding sequence ATGGCCCCTTCAGCTCCGCGCTCCCAGCCCCCCACGGTGGCGATCACCGGGGCGAGTGGATCCCTGGGCCAGGCGCTGCTGCGCCAGTGGCACCGCCGCGGCGCCCGCCTGATCGCCCTCAGCTCGGGGCCGGCCCGCCTCGACCTGCGCGACAGCGCCGGCCGGCCGATCCCGCTCCAGCAGGTGCTCTGGCAGGTGGGCGAGGAGCAGAAGCTGGGCCCGTTGCTTCAGGAGGTGGACGTGCTGGTGCTCAACCACGGCATCAACGTGCATGGCTGCCGCTCCGAGCAGGCGGTGGCCAGCTCCCTGGAGGTGAACGCCCTGAGCAGCTGGCGCCTGCTGGAGCTGTTTGCCACAGCGACGGCCGAGCGCGGGCGGGGGGGAGCCAGCAGGGAGCGACCACGCCCGGAGGTGTGGGTCAACACCTCGGAGGCCGAAGTGCAGCCGGCCCTGAGCCCGCTCTATGAGATCAGCAAACGCCTGATGGGCCAGCTGTTGAGCCTGCGCTCGCTGGAACTGGGCGACAAGCTGCGGCTGCGGCGCCTGGTGCTGGGGCCCTTCCGCTCCGACCTCAACCCGATCGGCGTGATGCCGCCCGATCTGGTGGCGGCCCTGGTGCTGCGCCAGGCCGAACTGAACTGGGGACTGATCATCGTGACCCCCAACCCCCTCACCTACGTGACAATGCCGCTCTCGGCCCTGGGCCGCTGGCTCTACTTCCGGGCCTTCAGCCGTCCTCAGGCCAGTCCCTGA